The stretch of DNA AGTTCTATAAGTATAGACTCTCCAAGATTAGTAATAAAAGTTCCGGATTTAATTACTTCAACAAATTTTTCCTCAGTAAGAAACTCTAGTTCATTTCTTACTAAACGCTCACCAACACCTAAATATGATGAAATGCTTCTTCTACCAATAGGAGCATTTAGTGAAATATATTCTAAAATTTTATATCTAAAAATAAATTTATCTATTAAATCTGGAGCAAATTTTTTTATATAATCTATATCTTTCATTATTGTCCCATCGTTTATTATTTGTCCCTATATTTTATTTTTTATTAATTTTACAATATCTATAGTATGATTATACTCTTATTTAATAAAAAATGCAATATAATGCAATATAATAAGTAATAAAATTTTATATAACTATTAAATATTATTAATTATACTATTCATACAGTGATTGATCTGTTAAAATCAGTGGTCCGTCTTTTGTAATAGCAAATGTATGTTCATATTGACAAGAAAGCCCACCATCAATCGTTCTGGCAGTCCAACCATCATCATCAATAGTGCATCTCCAATCACCTGTATTTATCATAGGTTCAACAGTTATTACCATTCCTTCAACAAGTCTAACTCCCCTTGTAGCAGTAATATAGTGCGGAACTTGAGGATCTTCATGCATTTCTACTCCAATTCCATGTCCACAAAAATCTCTAACTATAGAATAGCCTTTAGGTTCAACAAAATTTTGTATTGCTTTTCCTATATCAACAATCCTATTTCCAATTACAGCAGCTTCTATTCCTCTATACATTGCCTCTTTTGTTACTTCCATAAGATTTTTAACCTCGTCAGAAACATCTCCAACAGCATAACTCCAAGCACTATCTGATAAGTAACCATCTAAATCTACAACCATATCAACAGTAATTAAATCTCCAGATTTTAATTTTTGTTTGCTAGGAAATCCATGGCAAATCACATCATTAACTGAAGTACAAGTTGCATAAGGATACCCATGATATCCTATTTGTTTAGGCTTGGCTCCATGTTTTAACATAAAATCATGGCAAAATTTATTTATTTCTAAAGTTGTAATACCAGGTTTTATTATATCTCTTAGA from Parvimonas micra encodes:
- the map gene encoding type I methionyl aminopeptidase, which translates into the protein MITIKSKHEIEGMKKSGEILSKIHIGLRDIIKPGITTLEINKFCHDFMLKHGAKPKQIGYHGYPYATCTSVNDVICHGFPSKQKLKSGDLITVDMVVDLDGYLSDSAWSYAVGDVSDEVKNLMEVTKEAMYRGIEAAVIGNRIVDIGKAIQNFVEPKGYSIVRDFCGHGIGVEMHEDPQVPHYITATRGVRLVEGMVITVEPMINTGDWRCTIDDDGWTARTIDGGLSCQYEHTFAITKDGPLILTDQSLYE